In Amaranthus tricolor cultivar Red isolate AtriRed21 chromosome 3, ASM2621246v1, whole genome shotgun sequence, a single window of DNA contains:
- the LOC130809084 gene encoding uncharacterized protein LOC130809084 — translation MGEHLVLHVERLVNPRNAQESEVASSSSSWNSALEKKREGNEDEPIEGGEDEPLIQIAECRICQEEESVSGLEVPCGCSGSVKYAHRKCVQRWCNEKGDVTCEICHQPYQGGYTAPPPPPPSEDTAIDIGGGWTISGTPLDLHDPRLLAIAEAERQFLEAEYEDYAASSASGAAFCRSAALIMMALLLLRHAWTVPDSDGEDDMSAFFSLFLLRAAGFLLPCYIMAWAISILQRRRQRQEAAALAATQVAFVLQSGQRRGLQFMIAPHSPTSAAQEAV, via the exons ATGGGAGAGCATTTGGTGTTGCATGTAGAACGATTGGTGAACCCTAGAAATGCGCAAGAATCAGAGGTTGCGTCTTCTTCGTCCTCGTGGAATTCCGCGTTGGAGAAAAAAAGAGAAGGAAATGAAGATGAGCCAATAGAGGGAGGTGAAGATGAACCACTTATTCAAATTGCTGAATGTCGAATTTGCCAGGAAGAAGAGAGTGTTTCTGGCTTGGAAGTTCCCTGTGGTTGTAGTGGCAGCGTAAAG TATGCACACAGAAAATGTGTTCAACGTTGGTGCAATGAGAAAGGAGACGTAACATGTGAAATATGTCACCAG CCTTACCAAGGTGGTTACACTGctcctccaccaccaccaccttcTGAAGACACTGCAATTGATATTGG TGGAGGCTGGACGATTTCAGGCACTCCTTTGGACTTGCATGATCCTCGTCTTCTGGCCATTGCTGAGGCAGAGCGACAATTTCTGGAAGCTGAATATGAAGACTATGCTGCAAGTAGTGCTAGTGGAGCTGCATTTTGTCGTTCAGCAGCATTGATT ATGATGGCACTTCTGCTCTTAAGGCATGCATGGACTGTACCAGATTCTGATGGTGAAGATGATATGTCAGCCTTTTTCTCG CTTTTCTTACTCAGGGCAGCTGGATTTCTTTTGCCATGTTATATTATGGCTTGGGCTATCAGTATTTTGCAGCGTAGGAGGCAACGCCAG GAGGCTGCAGCTTTGGCAGCTACCCAAGTTGCTTTTGTTCTTCAATCAGGGCAGCGTAGGGGTTTACAATTTATGATAGCTCCGCACTCTCCTACATCTGCCGCCCAAGAAGCTGTTTGA